The following is a genomic window from Vicinamibacterales bacterium.
GTTCAGGGAGCCGTTCCGACCGTTCGCGCCGGCGGTCCTCGATGATCGGGCGCGCGAGTTCTTCGACCTCCTCCCACCATTCGGCCTCGAGAGCCCCGACTACTTCATGATCTCGGTGGCCAACGTGCACGCTGCGAAGCGCCGGGTCATCCCGGCGGTGACGCATGTGGACGGGACCGCGCGGGTGCAACTGGTGAGCCGCGCGACCAACCCGTGGTTCCACCGCCTCATCGCGTGCTTCGACGAACTGACCGGCGTGCCCGTGGTCCTGAACACGTCGTTCAACCTTCGTGGTGAACCGATCGTCGCGTCGCCATGGGACGCGCTGTGGACCTTCGGGTGGAGCGGGATGGATGTCCTGGTGCTCGGCAACGTCTTGATCGAGAAGAGCGAGCTGTCATGAAGGTTCTGTACGTGCTGCCTCCGAACCCGGCTGCAGACGACGACCTGGCGCGCCGCCTCGAATGGGTTCGGCGAACCCATCCGGGCGCAGACATCGTCCTGTCGTCGGAGCAGCCGGCGGCCGGACGATATACCGAAACCCTCCGCCAACCGGTCGCCATCTACCACTGTGCGTCGGACTTGTCGGAGATGGACGCGGTCGTTCTTGTGCGGGGATTCGGGGAGCCCGAGAGCGCCATGTGGCCGTCCGGTGCCTTGCCCGGCCGGCTCTACGTGCAGGAGCGCGATGGCCGGCTGACGCTGAGAAACCAGCCGTTCAATCGTGCCGACCTGCCGGCGCTCGACCTCCACGCGTTCAGCCGGCTGGCGCCTCGTGACCAGGCGGGCTACTACTTCTTTCCGTATGGATACGGTGTCCAGTGGCCGGGGATGGGCCCAGTGGACTCGTTCGGGTTCCGCGGAAACACCGACTGGCTCACGCTCGAGTCGCGGGCGGCGTGTCACAAGGTCGTGGCGGTCTTCGGCGGGTCCTCGACGTGGAGCCAGGCGTGCTTTCCCGAGGAGTCGTTTCCTGCGCGACTCGAAGCGCGGCTGAACGACTGGAGCACGGCGGGTGGGTTGGGACTGACGTTCACCGTCATCAACCTCGGCCTGTTCGGCAATGTCGTCCTGAATGAGATCATCAACTACGTTCTGTTTGCGTCCCGCGTGAAGCCCGACTACGTGATCGCGCACGACGGATTCAACGATCTGCTGTACGGTCTCGTCAGCGACCCCTGGCTGCTTGGCGAACATTCGATCGCCTACCAGGCGGAGTTCGAGTGGTGGAGCCAACTGCTGCACGGTGGGCCCAACGAGGCGCTCACCCATCGGACCGAGCCGTTCACGGTGCTGAACCTGCCCCACGTTGTGGTCCGCGCCTACGTCGAACGGAAGACCCAATTCCGGCGGATGGTCGAAGGTGCAGGCAGCGAGTTCGTCTGGGGATTCCAGCCCACGGCCTTCAGCAAGGCGGCGATGAGCCCGCGCGAAGCGAAGATTTCCGCAGTCGGACATCCGCAATACGACGCGGCGCTTCGGAAGTTGCCGTTCCTCTACGAGGCCTTCCCGCAACTCGCCCGCCTGCCGTCAGACGTGCGAGTGGTGGATGCCCATCGGGCGTTCGGACGGTACGGGGCGTCTGATGACCTCTTCTACGACTACGCGCACACCACACCGGCGGGGGACGAGAAGCTGGCGGAACTGTATTTCGCGGAACTGACCGCCCGAATGACGGCGACTGGTCGCGTCTGATCGTCAGGCTCCGCGGCCGGCCGTCGGGCGTTGTTCGGACGCCCACGCCTTCAGTTGGTCCGCGGCGGTTGCCGCATCAGGTCCGAATCCGTCCGCACCGATTTCTGAGGCGTAGCGCTCTGACACGGGGGCGCCGCCGACGATGAATCTGAAGCGGCTCCGGAGCCCTTCGGCCTCGAACCGCTCGATCACCGTCCGCATGATCGGCATCGTGGTCGTCAGCAGCGCGGACATGCCGACGACGGTGGCCTCCGGATGCCGTTTCGCGGCATCGAGAAAGACGCCGGGCGCAACGTCCACGCCGAGATCGATCACGGTGAAGCCGGCTGACTTGGCGAAGATCCGGACGAGGTTCTTGCCGAGACTGTGCAGATCGCCTTCGACGGTGCCGAGCAGCAGCGTTCCGCGTGAGCCGATCGCGTTCCGTCGGAGGCGCGGCTCGATGACCGACAATCCGGCCTGCATCGCCCGGGCGGCCAGCAGTACTTCGGGGACGAAGATTTCACTGGTCTTGAATCGCTGCCCGACTCGTTCCATGGCGTCGAGCAGCCCGAACCGGAGAACCTCCTCGGCCTCGACGCCCTCGGCGAGGAGCGCCGTCGCACGCTCCCGCGCGAGGTTTGCGGCGCCCTCTTCGACTGCCTCGGACAAGTCGCGACATGTCACGCCGGTGATCCTCCACCCTGTCTCTCCATCCACTCCCGCACCGACTCGAATCGGTCGATTGACGTCGGCAGGCCGTCGGCCACGACCCAGAGCAGCATGTGTGACCGGCGAATCCGCGGACTGTAGAACTCGTCGAGTGCCTGCCAG
Proteins encoded in this region:
- a CDS encoding corrinoid protein, encoding MTCRDLSEAVEEGAANLARERATALLAEGVEAEEVLRFGLLDAMERVGQRFKTSEIFVPEVLLAARAMQAGLSVIEPRLRRNAIGSRGTLLLGTVEGDLHSLGKNLVRIFAKSAGFTVIDLGVDVAPGVFLDAAKRHPEATVVGMSALLTTTMPIMRTVIERFEAEGLRSRFRFIVGGAPVSERYASEIGADGFGPDAATAADQLKAWASEQRPTAGRGA